The Bernardetia sp. ABR2-2B DNA window TTCTAAGTATTCAGATAAAGGCATCCAATTTTTGGATGGATTTTGATAATACAACTCATATTTTTCTGTCAAACTCTCATCAATAACGACATCATTTCTATTGATATAATCCGTTTTCATATACATTTCTGTATCAATAATAGAACTTGTATGTGTAGCCAAATGACGAGCAGTTATTTTTTCATTTGGAAAGTTTGGATTAATAACTTCAAAAGGTAAATAATCATTAATTGGCGCATCTAAATCAAGCAAATTCATTTCGTGCGCCTTCAAAAGAGAGATTCCGATAAATACCTTAGAAACAGAAGCTATATTAATGATAGTGTTTTCTGTATATTTTTTCTGATTTTTCATATCTGCATAGCCAAAACCACGATTGTAAAGAACTCCAGAGGTATCTACCACAGTTGCTGAAAAACCATTAAAAACACCTAAATTATGAAGGCTATCTAGTTCTTTGTTTATATTAGGGCGTAGAGAAGTTTTCTTTGATGGAGTTTTTTCTTGTTCTGTTTCTTTTGTTTGATTTGGTTTGTCTTGGCAAGAAGAAAGTAGAATAATTAGTGAGAATATAAAAGGTAGTAGTTTCAATTTTTGGAGGTTTAAGTTTTTTGTTTTTTTCTAAAGGTAAGTAAAAAACTTATCATAAATTATACAAACATGAATATCAGTTTTGACTTAGATAGCACACTTATTCCACATGGAAATGAATTTGAGGCAGAAAAACAAGGTTTATTGAGTAAGCTTTTGGGAATTGAACCTATTCGGGTAGGAACGGCAAAATTTATTTCTGACTTACAAAAACAAGAACACGAAATTCATATTTACACAACTTCATTTAGAAGTCAAATCAAAATCCGATTGATGCTTTTCTATTATGGAATAAAAGTTGGAAAAATAATAAATCAATCTCAAAATCAGCATACATTAAAAAGCAGAAATATAAATGCTTCAAAATATCCTCCTGCATTTGGTTTTGACTTACATATAGACGACTTAAAAGGTGTAGGAATGGAAGGAGAAAGGTTAAATTTCAAAACAATTATTATAAAAACCAATGATAAGAACTGGATTGAAACAATACAGAAAGAAATTACTTTTGAACAATAACTT harbors:
- a CDS encoding HAD family hydrolase, producing MNISFDLDSTLIPHGNEFEAEKQGLLSKLLGIEPIRVGTAKFISDLQKQEHEIHIYTTSFRSQIKIRLMLFYYGIKVGKIINQSQNQHTLKSRNINASKYPPAFGFDLHIDDLKGVGMEGERLNFKTIIIKTNDKNWIETIQKEITFEQ